The following are from one region of the Actinoplanes sp. L3-i22 genome:
- a CDS encoding TetR/AcrR family transcriptional regulator: MTNSVISPLPGARPGRDPARAIKRGPRSMTPEAVAATQRERLYDALVHTVAEKGYVNARVSDICTAAGVTRPAFYALFAGKEDAFLDTYRHGTQVVLRMMDDAYAAAGDWRAGARAALKVLLDVLTSVPAFATMAIVEIDAAGPLARSDRTELLGRFARFFAEAPDVPEGLVDTVVGGVYSTIYGHVSAGRVAELPQLLPMLSYFMMAPFVGRDAAATELSAQAGGARVVAPCAVSDTGEVFH; encoded by the coding sequence ATGACGAATTCCGTAATCAGCCCGCTGCCGGGCGCCCGTCCCGGCCGGGATCCGGCCCGGGCGATCAAACGCGGCCCGCGCTCGATGACGCCCGAGGCGGTGGCCGCGACCCAGCGGGAACGCCTCTACGACGCGCTGGTGCACACGGTCGCGGAGAAGGGCTACGTCAATGCCCGGGTCAGCGACATCTGCACCGCGGCCGGGGTGACCCGTCCGGCGTTCTACGCGCTGTTCGCCGGCAAGGAGGACGCGTTCCTGGACACCTACCGGCACGGGACGCAGGTGGTGCTGCGGATGATGGACGACGCGTACGCCGCCGCCGGGGACTGGCGCGCCGGGGCGCGGGCCGCGCTGAAGGTGCTGCTCGACGTGCTGACCAGCGTCCCGGCGTTCGCCACGATGGCGATCGTGGAGATCGACGCGGCCGGCCCGCTGGCCCGGAGCGACCGCACCGAGCTGCTGGGCCGCTTCGCCCGGTTCTTCGCCGAGGCGCCGGACGTGCCGGAGGGTCTGGTCGACACCGTGGTCGGCGGCGTCTACTCGACGATCTACGGCCACGTCTCGGCGGGCCGGGTCGCCGAGCTGCCGCAGCTGCTGCCGATGCTCAGCTATTTCATGATGGCGCCGTTCGTGGGCCGGGACGCGGCCGCCACCGAGCTGTCCGCGCAGGCCGGCGGCGCGCGGGTGGTCGCGCCGTGCGCGGTATCAGATACCGGCGAGGTTTTTCACTGA
- a CDS encoding LuxR family transcriptional regulator yields MLSSVGLRGRSRERDQLERLIRDVRSGQSRVLVLRGEAGTGKSALLDYLVGQAPATRVVRAAGVEPETELAYSALQQLVAPLLPYLDRLPEPQRVALSTAFGLSAGQPPEALLIGLAVLGLLAEAAVDQPLVVVVDDAQWLDRMSEVILTFVARRLDAESVALVFAARTPADDTLLTGLPELLVEGLPEADARALLDTVLPGLVDARVRDRIVAETRGNPLALLELPREMDPAFGFGIPAATTTASHLFGIPAATTVASHLEDGFKRRIAALPAASRTLLLAAAVEPVGNVPLLWRAAEQLGVSPDAAGPAEAAGLVEIGARVRFRHPLARSAAWHGADPAELRAVHRALAEVTDAAEDPDRRAWHRGHAAIGPDSSVAAELENSAGRALARGGRAAAAAFLERAAELTPEPGPRASRLLAAATARLASGAAALVPGLLAAVEQEPLDAIQQATVERLRAQIAFVLNTGREIVPPLLAAAARLESLDPVAARETYLSAVGAAINAGRLGGDDLRHAVNAAANSLSAGSLPAGSIAAGSYAAADPLAAGSFSAADALPAGTRPAAAGPPAAADSLAAAAVGPPAAAADSLAATATAAATATAAAATATAAAAGAGAEPAGLLLAALIIWVRDGHAAAVPAFQRALAAVPADNELDLLWLTGMMVHEVWDDEAFQDRTEQAVTFARAAGALSRLPSVLTFRSTALIYAGRFADASDLIDEAAALARATGPAPHPASGSILAAYRGRTEEALALIDELSREARAGGVGWLLGVAGYSRAVLHNGHGDYAAALTAAQDAAAHEDLAVLQWSLGELVEAAVRSGSDVAKQARDRLVARTAGLATPWAHGTRALADALVDDGEDDYRTAVEQFAAGRHKLLLARARLLYGEWLRRANRRAEARDQLRPAYEAFSTMGAEAFAERAGRELTATGETVRKRSTGTREELTAQESQIARLAAAGRTNPEIGAVLFLSPRTVEWHLRKIFTKLGITSRRELPAAVGRPA; encoded by the coding sequence GTGCTGAGCTCAGTCGGACTCCGAGGCCGGTCCCGCGAACGTGACCAGCTCGAACGCTTGATCCGCGACGTCCGATCGGGCCAGAGCCGGGTCCTGGTCCTGCGCGGCGAGGCCGGCACCGGCAAGTCCGCGCTGCTCGACTACCTGGTCGGGCAGGCCCCGGCCACCCGGGTCGTCCGTGCCGCCGGCGTCGAGCCGGAGACCGAGCTGGCCTACTCCGCGCTGCAGCAGCTGGTCGCGCCGCTGCTGCCGTACCTGGACCGGCTCCCCGAGCCGCAGCGGGTCGCGCTCTCCACCGCGTTCGGCCTCAGCGCCGGCCAACCGCCCGAAGCGCTGCTGATCGGCCTGGCCGTGCTCGGCCTGCTCGCCGAGGCCGCCGTCGACCAGCCGCTCGTCGTGGTCGTCGACGACGCGCAGTGGCTGGACCGGATGTCCGAGGTGATCCTGACCTTCGTGGCCCGCCGGCTCGACGCCGAATCCGTCGCCCTGGTCTTCGCGGCCCGCACCCCGGCCGACGACACCCTGCTCACCGGCCTGCCCGAACTGCTCGTCGAAGGCCTGCCGGAAGCCGACGCCCGGGCGCTGCTGGACACCGTACTGCCCGGCCTGGTCGACGCCCGGGTCCGCGACCGGATCGTCGCCGAGACCCGCGGCAACCCGCTGGCCCTGCTCGAACTGCCCCGCGAGATGGACCCGGCCTTCGGCTTCGGCATCCCGGCCGCCACCACCACGGCGAGCCACCTCTTCGGCATCCCGGCGGCGACCACCGTGGCGAGCCACCTCGAGGACGGCTTCAAACGGCGGATCGCGGCGCTGCCCGCGGCCAGCCGCACCCTGCTGCTGGCCGCCGCCGTCGAACCGGTCGGCAACGTGCCGCTGCTCTGGCGCGCCGCCGAGCAACTCGGCGTCAGCCCGGACGCGGCCGGCCCAGCCGAAGCCGCCGGCCTGGTCGAGATCGGCGCCCGGGTCCGCTTCCGGCACCCGCTGGCCCGCTCCGCCGCCTGGCACGGCGCCGACCCGGCCGAACTGCGCGCCGTGCACCGCGCGCTGGCCGAGGTCACCGACGCCGCCGAGGACCCGGACCGGCGCGCCTGGCACCGCGGGCACGCCGCGATCGGCCCCGACTCGTCGGTCGCCGCGGAGCTGGAGAACTCGGCCGGCCGCGCGCTCGCCCGCGGTGGGCGCGCCGCCGCGGCCGCGTTCCTGGAACGGGCCGCCGAACTCACCCCGGAACCCGGGCCGCGCGCCTCCCGGCTGCTGGCCGCGGCCACGGCCCGGCTCGCCTCGGGTGCCGCGGCGCTGGTCCCCGGCCTGCTCGCGGCGGTGGAGCAGGAGCCGCTCGACGCGATCCAGCAAGCCACCGTGGAGCGGCTCCGGGCCCAGATCGCGTTCGTGCTGAACACCGGGCGCGAGATCGTGCCGCCGCTGCTGGCCGCCGCGGCCCGGCTGGAGAGCCTGGATCCGGTCGCCGCCCGGGAGACCTATCTGTCCGCGGTCGGCGCGGCGATCAACGCCGGCCGCCTCGGCGGCGACGACCTCCGCCACGCCGTCAACGCCGCCGCCAACTCCCTCTCCGCAGGCTCTCTCCCCGCAGGCTCTATCGCCGCTGGTTCCTACGCCGCAGCCGATCCCCTCGCCGCCGGCTCCTTCTCCGCGGCCGACGCTCTCCCCGCCGGCACCCGCCCCGCTGCCGCCGGCCCTCCCGCCGCCGCTGACTCTCTCGCCGCCGCTGCCGTCGGCCCTCCCGCCGCTGCCGCTGACTCTCTCGCTGCCACTGCCACCGCCGCTGCCACCGCCACCGCCGCCGCTGCCACCGCCACCGCCGCCGCGGCCGGCGCTGGCGCTGAGCCGGCTGGGCTGCTGCTCGCGGCGCTGATCATCTGGGTGCGGGACGGGCACGCGGCCGCCGTCCCCGCGTTCCAGCGGGCCCTCGCCGCGGTCCCCGCCGACAACGAACTCGACCTGCTCTGGCTCACCGGAATGATGGTCCACGAGGTCTGGGACGACGAAGCGTTCCAGGACCGCACCGAACAGGCCGTCACCTTCGCCCGCGCCGCCGGCGCCCTCTCCCGGCTGCCCAGCGTGCTCACCTTCCGATCCACCGCGCTGATCTACGCCGGCCGGTTCGCCGACGCGTCCGACCTGATCGACGAGGCCGCCGCGCTGGCTCGCGCGACCGGCCCCGCCCCACACCCGGCCAGCGGCAGCATCCTGGCCGCCTACCGTGGCCGTACCGAAGAAGCCCTTGCCTTGATCGACGAACTGTCCCGGGAGGCCCGGGCCGGAGGCGTCGGCTGGCTGCTCGGCGTCGCCGGATACAGCCGCGCGGTGCTGCACAACGGGCACGGCGACTACGCGGCCGCACTGACCGCCGCCCAGGACGCCGCCGCGCACGAGGACCTGGCCGTCCTGCAATGGTCGCTCGGCGAACTCGTCGAAGCGGCCGTCCGCTCCGGCTCGGACGTCGCCAAGCAGGCCCGGGACCGCCTCGTCGCCCGCACCGCCGGACTCGCGACACCGTGGGCGCACGGCACCCGGGCGCTGGCCGACGCGCTGGTGGACGACGGCGAGGACGACTACCGCACCGCGGTCGAGCAGTTCGCCGCCGGCCGGCACAAGCTGTTGCTGGCCCGGGCCAGGCTGCTCTACGGCGAGTGGCTGCGCCGCGCGAACCGGCGCGCCGAGGCAAGAGATCAACTGCGGCCGGCGTACGAGGCCTTCAGCACCATGGGCGCGGAAGCGTTCGCCGAGCGGGCCGGCCGGGAGCTGACCGCCACCGGCGAAACCGTCCGCAAGCGCAGCACCGGCACCCGCGAGGAGCTGACCGCGCAGGAGTCGCAGATCGCCCGGCTGGCCGCGGCCGGCCGCACGAACCCGGAGATCGGCGCGGTCCTGTTCCTGAGCCCGCGAACCGTCGAATGGCACCTCCGAAAGATCTTCACGAAGCTGGGCATCACGTCCCGCCGGGAGCTTCCCGCCGCCGTGGGTCGTCCTGCCTGA
- a CDS encoding DUF6230 family protein, giving the protein MSVTPHGRTRWRRFTAMLLGGLAATAGLVLLTGQGVLAASFSISGMPFTVTSPKLHGYGFEQYAEMDHMEPGSPNEGDTGGQVLVIVSAIRDAQLDGLCQSIALGGINLKISAGSASNKVTADTLVVDSDLITANADFNAIEIGRDSSTLDAVPGKKGAIGVFGQQADEVTLTNLRQNNYATTAATFHLPNLRMSFTGDGC; this is encoded by the coding sequence ATGTCCGTCACACCGCACGGCCGCACCCGGTGGCGCCGGTTCACCGCGATGCTGCTCGGCGGCCTCGCGGCCACCGCCGGTCTGGTGCTGCTGACCGGGCAGGGGGTGCTCGCGGCTTCCTTCTCGATCTCCGGCATGCCGTTCACGGTCACCTCGCCCAAGCTGCACGGCTACGGCTTCGAGCAGTACGCGGAGATGGACCACATGGAACCGGGCAGCCCCAACGAGGGTGACACCGGCGGCCAGGTGCTCGTCATCGTCTCGGCGATCCGCGACGCCCAGCTCGACGGGCTGTGCCAGAGCATCGCGCTCGGCGGCATCAACCTGAAGATCTCCGCGGGCAGCGCGAGCAACAAGGTCACCGCCGACACGCTGGTCGTCGACTCCGACCTGATCACCGCGAACGCCGACTTCAACGCGATCGAGATCGGCCGGGACTCCAGCACGCTGGACGCGGTGCCCGGCAAGAAGGGCGCGATCGGCGTCTTCGGTCAGCAGGCCGACGAGGTCACGCTGACCAACCTGCGGCAGAACAACTACGCCACCACGGCGGCCACGTTCCACCTGCCCAACCTGCGGATGTCGTTCACCGGCGACGGCTGCTGA
- a CDS encoding SAM-dependent methyltransferase: MTEPLDTGRPHPARVYDVLLGGKDNFAADRAAAEQGLKVNPNAATAPRENRAFLRRTVRFLAAPGIDQFLDIGTGLPTSPNVHEVAQAENPAARIVYADNDQLVLAHARALLTSSPPGRTAYVDGDLRRPAEILAAPALRATLDLTRPVGVLLFAVLHFLTDEDRPAEVVQTILDAVPSGSYLVLSHITADHDPAAWARFTEVMRAQGIPARLRSRDEVATFFDGLDLVEPGVVPILRWRPEAESPFTDAQVALYGGVARKP; encoded by the coding sequence GTGACCGAGCCGCTGGACACCGGGAGGCCGCACCCGGCTCGCGTCTACGACGTGCTGCTGGGCGGCAAGGACAACTTCGCCGCCGATCGGGCCGCCGCCGAGCAGGGCCTCAAGGTCAACCCGAACGCCGCGACCGCGCCCCGGGAGAACCGGGCGTTCCTGCGCCGGACCGTGCGGTTCCTGGCCGCCCCGGGCATCGACCAGTTCCTGGACATCGGGACCGGGCTGCCCACCTCGCCGAACGTGCACGAGGTGGCCCAGGCGGAGAACCCGGCGGCGCGGATCGTCTACGCCGACAACGACCAGCTCGTGCTGGCGCATGCCCGCGCGCTGCTGACCAGCTCGCCGCCGGGCCGGACGGCCTACGTGGACGGCGATCTGCGGCGGCCGGCCGAGATCCTGGCCGCGCCCGCGCTGCGGGCGACCCTCGACCTGACGCGGCCGGTCGGGGTGCTGCTCTTCGCGGTCCTGCACTTCCTGACCGACGAGGACCGGCCGGCCGAGGTCGTCCAGACGATCCTGGACGCCGTGCCGAGCGGCAGCTACCTGGTGCTCTCGCACATCACCGCCGATCACGACCCGGCCGCCTGGGCCCGGTTCACCGAGGTGATGCGGGCGCAGGGCATTCCCGCCCGGTTGCGCTCGCGCGACGAGGTCGCCACGTTCTTCGACGGCCTCGATCTGGTCGAGCCGGGCGTGGTCCCGATCCTGCGCTGGCGCCCGGAGGCCGAGTCGCCCTTCACCGACGCCCAGGTCGCCCTCTACGGCGGAGTAGCCCGAAAACCCTGA
- a CDS encoding VOC family protein: MHYRLELIAVPVTDIDRAKRFYNQLGWREDLDYVCGPDYRVVQFTPPGSPCSIAFGTGIGTAAPGSMENVHLIVRDIEEARAELTGRGVRVSEIFHDADGVFHHAGTEKRVPGLYPGRLSYGSFASFTDPDGNGYLLQEVTERAPGTLPAC; encoded by the coding sequence ATGCACTATCGGCTGGAGCTGATCGCGGTGCCGGTGACCGATATCGATCGGGCCAAGCGGTTCTACAACCAGCTCGGCTGGCGCGAGGACCTCGACTACGTGTGCGGCCCGGACTACCGGGTGGTGCAGTTCACCCCGCCCGGCTCGCCCTGCTCGATCGCGTTCGGGACCGGGATCGGCACCGCCGCGCCCGGCTCGATGGAGAACGTGCACCTGATCGTCCGCGACATCGAGGAGGCCCGCGCCGAGCTGACCGGCCGGGGCGTGCGGGTCAGTGAGATCTTCCACGACGCGGACGGCGTGTTCCACCATGCGGGCACCGAGAAGCGGGTACCGGGCCTGTATCCAGGGCGTTTGTCCTACGGGTCGTTCGCCTCGTTCACCGATCCGGACGGCAACGGCTATCTGCTGCAGGAGGTCACCGAACGGGCGCCAGGTACGCTCCCAGCGTGCTGA
- a CDS encoding Tat pathway signal sequence domain protein produces the protein MHKNRIAAAVMTGAAVSLLLAAPALADDATVLTTDTLAGPAVAVGDTISASIVSGAQAVFATAAGGANGMKCNTSSFSAVVNDNPAAPGAAALGSTLAVSNCTITGVPGVTGVNSVAISNQPYATTVASDGTVTVTGTATAPISATLNLKTLLGSVTCVFVANGNSISGVADNTDNSISFTDQQFNKSTGPAACVANGFFSAKYTPVVTSASAPVFVN, from the coding sequence ATGCACAAGAACCGCATCGCCGCCGCCGTCATGACCGGCGCCGCCGTGTCCCTGCTGCTCGCCGCCCCGGCGCTGGCCGACGACGCCACCGTGCTGACCACCGACACGCTGGCCGGCCCGGCCGTCGCCGTCGGTGACACCATCTCGGCCTCGATCGTCAGCGGCGCCCAGGCCGTCTTCGCCACCGCCGCCGGCGGCGCCAACGGCATGAAGTGCAACACCTCCAGCTTCAGCGCCGTCGTGAACGACAACCCGGCCGCGCCCGGCGCCGCCGCGCTCGGCTCCACCCTGGCCGTGTCCAACTGCACGATCACCGGCGTGCCCGGGGTGACCGGCGTCAACAGCGTGGCGATCAGCAACCAGCCCTACGCCACTACGGTCGCCAGCGACGGGACCGTCACGGTCACCGGCACGGCCACCGCGCCGATCTCCGCGACGCTCAACCTGAAGACCCTGCTCGGCTCGGTGACCTGCGTCTTCGTCGCCAACGGCAACAGCATCAGCGGCGTCGCCGACAACACCGACAACTCGATCAGCTTCACCGACCAGCAGTTCAACAAGAGCACCGGGCCGGCGGCGTGCGTGGCCAACGGCTTCTTCTCGGCCAAGTACACGCCGGTGGTGACGTCCGCGTCCGCGCCGGTCTTCGTCAACTGA
- a CDS encoding transglycosylase family protein, with translation MSRIGRRTRLAALGLILAGGVILAPAAPASAASVNWDKLAQCESGGRWHINTGNGYYGGLQFSRSTWTANGGGKYAKTADKATKAEQIAIAKKLYAKRGLSPWPVCGKKAGVKISSPAKKKTTKKSTKSNGKTYVVKSGDTLAKIAARYHVKGGWRTLYKVNKKVLSSPNRIYPGQRIKL, from the coding sequence ATGTCTCGGATCGGTAGACGAACGCGCCTTGCTGCCCTCGGCCTGATTCTCGCGGGCGGAGTCATCCTCGCCCCGGCGGCCCCGGCCAGCGCCGCAAGTGTCAATTGGGACAAGCTCGCGCAGTGCGAGTCCGGCGGCAGGTGGCACATCAACACCGGTAACGGGTATTACGGCGGCCTGCAGTTCAGCCGCAGCACGTGGACGGCGAACGGCGGCGGGAAGTACGCGAAGACCGCGGACAAGGCCACCAAGGCCGAGCAGATCGCGATCGCGAAGAAGTTGTACGCCAAGCGGGGCCTGAGCCCGTGGCCGGTGTGCGGCAAGAAGGCCGGCGTGAAGATCTCCTCGCCGGCGAAGAAGAAGACCACCAAGAAGTCCACGAAGTCGAACGGGAAGACCTACGTCGTCAAGTCCGGCGACACGCTCGCCAAGATCGCCGCGCGCTACCACGTCAAGGGCGGCTGGCGCACGCTCTACAAGGTCAACAAGAAGGTGCTGAGCTCGCCGAACCGGATCTATCCCGGTCAGCGGATCAAGCTCTGA
- a CDS encoding glycoside hydrolase family 43 protein — MPARNGDREVKRRTLIAGTAGTAASLILPGAAQAATYSGYAMAYFTESPSMTAANYGLHLAVSSDGLNWTPLNQNNAVATPTAGSLGLRDPFLLRKQDGTFVVLATDLYGTDWSYQSQYLHVWDSADLRTFTGYRRIKVHSLATHAWAPEAFWDASRGQYAIVYSAVNGTGHNVLMINYTSDFVTASANAVFYDPGYDAIDGSFVTVNGVNYMYYKNNTNSTLLGTKSASLNAGTFSLYTSAITPGRGVEAPQISKSNTSDTWYMWGDTWSPNGRFFCWSSTNVAGGSWSLLNDRSYTQPLNSKHCGIVPITAGELSNLTAKWGAPAWNRVKSYNYPDRYIRHSNSVGRIDAYPFDPYQDQLWTLVPGLADSSGVSFRSVNYPDRYLRHSNYAMVLSANDGGSTFNADATFYKAAGFADSSWTSFRSYNYPDRYLRHSNYVLRIDPITSSSATTDKQDATFRVGY; from the coding sequence GTGCCGGCACGGAACGGCGATCGCGAAGTGAAGCGCCGGACCCTGATCGCCGGCACGGCTGGCACCGCCGCCTCACTGATCCTGCCCGGCGCCGCGCAGGCCGCGACCTACTCCGGGTACGCGATGGCGTACTTCACCGAGTCCCCGTCGATGACCGCCGCCAACTACGGCCTGCACCTGGCGGTCAGCAGCGACGGCCTGAACTGGACCCCGCTGAACCAGAACAACGCGGTGGCCACCCCGACCGCCGGCAGCCTGGGCCTGCGGGACCCGTTCCTGCTGCGCAAACAGGACGGCACGTTCGTCGTGCTGGCCACCGACCTGTACGGCACCGACTGGTCGTACCAGAGCCAGTACCTGCACGTCTGGGACTCGGCGGACCTGCGCACGTTCACCGGTTACCGGCGGATCAAGGTGCACTCGCTGGCCACCCACGCCTGGGCGCCGGAGGCGTTCTGGGACGCGTCGCGCGGCCAGTACGCGATCGTCTACTCCGCGGTCAACGGCACCGGCCACAACGTCCTGATGATCAACTACACCAGCGACTTCGTGACCGCGTCCGCGAACGCGGTCTTCTACGACCCCGGCTACGACGCGATCGACGGGTCCTTCGTCACCGTGAACGGTGTCAACTACATGTACTACAAGAACAACACAAACAGCACATTATTGGGTACGAAGTCAGCATCGCTCAACGCCGGCACGTTCAGCCTCTACACGTCGGCGATCACGCCCGGCCGTGGCGTCGAGGCGCCCCAGATCAGCAAGTCGAACACGTCCGACACCTGGTACATGTGGGGCGACACGTGGAGCCCCAACGGCCGCTTCTTCTGCTGGTCGAGCACGAACGTGGCGGGCGGGTCGTGGTCGCTGCTCAACGACCGGTCCTACACCCAGCCGCTGAACTCCAAGCACTGCGGCATCGTGCCGATCACCGCCGGAGAGCTGTCCAACCTGACGGCCAAGTGGGGCGCGCCGGCCTGGAACCGGGTCAAGTCGTACAACTATCCGGACCGCTACATCCGGCACAGCAACAGTGTGGGGCGGATCGACGCTTATCCGTTCGATCCGTACCAGGATCAGCTCTGGACCCTGGTTCCCGGCCTGGCCGACTCCTCGGGCGTCTCGTTCCGGTCGGTCAACTATCCGGACCGGTATCTGCGGCACAGCAACTACGCGATGGTCCTGAGCGCGAACGACGGCGGCAGCACGTTCAACGCGGACGCCACGTTCTACAAGGCGGCCGGGTTCGCGGATTCGTCGTGGACGTCGTTCCGGTCCTACAACTATCCGGATCGGTATCTGCGGCACAGCAACTATGTGCTGCGCATCGATCCGATCACCAGCAGCTCCGCCACTACCGACAAGCAGGACGCCACGTTCCGCGTCGGTTACTGA